Proteins encoded together in one Triticum dicoccoides isolate Atlit2015 ecotype Zavitan chromosome 7B, WEW_v2.0, whole genome shotgun sequence window:
- the LOC119335569 gene encoding peroxidase 4-like, protein MASSKGSWAALALLLLVVLASTAVNGDHKLSAGYYDKTCPNVQRVVRRVMAYKVAGEPAVAPAILRLFFHDCFVNGCDASVLLDGTYFSESEKDARPNASLRGFEVIDEIKSVLEHDCPATVSCADVLALASRDAVAMLGGPAWSMPLGRMDSRTADRDGAENLPSPHDNYTSLVSTFRERGLDARDMTALSGAHTVGMANCENYRRRIYGTDGDTNIDPSFAETRRQTCPDGDNEGGMAPFDEQTPMTFDNAYYKDLIARRGLLSSDQALYGSGGRQDNLVEMYSRDGKRFAKDFAKAMVKMGNIRPSKGTTVEVRLNCKMVN, encoded by the exons ATGGCGTCCTCCAAGGGCTCCTGGGCCGCACTCGCATTGCTCCTCCTTGTTGTTCTCGCGTCCACGGCCGTAAATGGCGACCACAAGCTCTCCGCCGGGTACTACGACAAGACGTGCCCCAACGTGCAGCGCGTCGTGCGGCGGGTCATGGCGTACAAGGTCGCCGGCGAGCCCGCCGTCGCACCCGccatcctccgcctcttcttccacgactgcttcgtcaAC GGATGCGATGCCTCCGTTCTCCTGGACGGCACGTACTTCTCCGAGAGCGAGAAGGACGCGCGGCCCAACGCTTCCCTCCGAGGCTTCGAGGTGATCGACGAGATCAAGTCCGTGCTGGAGCACGACTGCCCGGCCaccgtctcctgcgccgacgtGCTCGCCCTGGCGTCCCGGGACGCCGTCGCCATGCTCGGAGGGCCCGCCTGGAGCATGCCCCTCGGCCGCATGGACTCTCGCACCGCCGACAGGGACGGCGCCGAGAACCTCCCCAGCCCACACGACAACTACACCTCGCTCGTCTCGACGTTCAGGGAGCGCGGCCTCGACGCCCGCGACATGACCGCGCTCTCCGGCGCGCACACTGTAGGGATGGCCAACTGCGAGAACTACAGGCGCCGCATCTACGGCACCGACGGCGACACCAACATCGATCCCTCCTTCGCGGAGACCAGGCGGCAGACGTGCCCCGACGGTGACAATGAGGGTGGCATGGCGCCATTTGACGAGCAGACGCCGATGACATTCGACAACGCCTACTACAAGGATCTGATCGCGCGGCGTGGCCTCCTCAGCTCCGACCAAGCACTCTACGGCTCGGGCGGGCGGCAGGACAATCTTGTGGAGATGTATAGCAGGGACGGTAAGAGGTTCGCGAAGGACTTCGCCAAGGCCATGGTAAAGATGGGGAACATACGCCCGTCCAAGGGGACCACGGTGGAGGTCAGGCTCAATTGCAAGATGGTCAACTAG